In Solanum lycopersicum chromosome 5, SLM_r2.1, the following are encoded in one genomic region:
- the LOC101266334 gene encoding two-component response regulator ARR1, with product MNLGVGSVVKTMSGASCSVSWKSGGSDKVSDQFPAGLRVLVVDDDPTCLRILEKMLRNCHYEVTKSNRVELALSMLRENRNGFDIVISDVHMPDMDGFKLLEHVGLEMDLPVIMMSADDSKDVVMKGVTHGACDYLIKPVRIEALKNIWQHVIRKKKHEWKDRDFDQSTSVEDGDQQQKPPEDVDYSSSANEGNWKSSKRRKEEEDETEERDDSSTLKKPRVVWSVELHQQFVQAVNQLGIDKAVPKKILELMNVPGLTRENVASHLQKYRLYLRRLSGVSQHQNGLNNSFMGHPEATYGTMTSFNGLELQALAATGQLPAQSLATLQAAALGRSATKSAISMPLVDQRNLFSFENPKLRFSEGQQPLNNSNKQINLLHGIPTTMEPKQLADLHQSSQSFVAMNMQGNARMQQNNALLMHMSQQQQQSSRAQMLNETNNGHVSRPPLSMSQPAAVLSRNSIVDNVRGPIYNPVSQTSSIVDFSLNQTTELQNNSFPLVSSNSGMSTLTSKRLLQEEVNSDIKGSRGFPPGYDIFEELHQQKTQDWGLPNIGSNFGASDHSSIPGTLDVSPSMLVQQGISSMKKNGPNGIAPMGGPQLNLFSGGNLLPVKAEQLPDTTYQNTFFPEQFGQDDLMSALLKQQESVGQVETEFGFDGYSPLDNLPV from the exons TCACAAAGTCTAATCGAGTGGAGCTTGCATTATCAATGCTCCGAGAAAACAGAAATGGTTTTGACATCGTTATAAGTGATGTACACATGCCAGACATGGATGGTTTCAAACTTCTTGAGCATGTTGGTCTGGAAATGGACCTGCCTGTTATAA TGATGTCTGCGGATGACAGTAAGGATGTCGTTATGAAAGGTGTTACTCATGGTGCATGTGATTATCTGATCAAACCGGTGCGTATTGAGGCTTTGAAGAACATTTGGCAGCATGTGATTCGTAAAAAGAAGCACGAATGGAAGGACAGAGATTTTGATCAATCAACAAGCGTGGAAGATGGAGATCAACAGCAGAAACCTCCAGAAGATGTTGATTATTCCTCTTCAGCTAATGAAGGGAATTGGAAAAGCTCGAAGAGAAGAAAGGAGGAGGAAGATGAAACTGAAGAAAGGGATGATTCATCTACATTAAAGAAGCCACGTGTGGTTTGGTCGGTGGAGCTTCATCAACAGTTTGTACAAGCTGTCAACCAACTTGGAATTGACA AGGCTGTTCCCAAGAAAATTCTCGAGCTGATGAATGTTCCTGGGCTAACCAGAGAAAATGTTGCTAGCCACCTACAG AAATATCGGCTGTACCTAAGGAGGTTGAGCGGTGTATCACAGCATCAGAATGGACTGAATAACTCGTTCATGGGGCACCCAGAAGCAACATATGGGACAATGACTTCTTTCAATGGGCTAGAGCTTCAAGCTTTAGCTGCCACCGGTCAACTACCCGCACAAAGTCTTGCTACCCTCCAGGCGGCTGCATTAGGTAGGTCTGCGACAAAATCTGCCATATCGATGCCTCTAGTAGATCAAAGAAACCTTTTCAGCTTTGAAAATCCGAAGTTAAGATTTTCCGAGGGACAACAACCATTAAATAATAGCAATAAGCAAATTAACTTGCTTCATGGGATCCCAACTACCATGGAACCGAAGCAGCTGGCTGATTTGCACCAGTCCTCACAGTCCTTTGTGGCTATGAATATGCAAGGGAATGCTAGAATGCAACAAAACAACGCTCTACTAATGCATATgtctcaacaacaacaacaatcgTCTAGGGCTCAAATGCTAAATGAAACCAATAATGGTCACGTTTCAAGGCCGCCATTGTCCATGTCACAACCTGCTGCAGTCTTATCACGAAATAGCATTGTTGACAACGTACGAGGGCCAATTTACAATCCAGTCTCCCAAACATCTTCAATAGTAGATTTCTCGCTGAATCAAACTACTGAGTTGCAAAACAACAGTTTTCCTCTTGTGAGTAGTAATTCAGGGATGTCAACTCTGACATCTAAAAGATTGCTTCAGGAAGAAGTTAACTCTGATATTAAAGGATCTAGAGGATTCCCTCCTGGTTACGATATATTTGAAGAGTTGCATCAGCAAAAAACGCAGGATTGGGGTTTACCGAATATCGGATCAAACTTCGGTGCCTCTGATCATTCAAGTATACCAGGAACTCTAGATGTCTCACCGTCCATGTTAGTTCAACAAGGTATTTCTTCAATGAAGAAGAATGGACCAAATGGAATTGCTCCTATGGGTGGACCGCAACTTAACCTATTTTCTGGCGGAAATTTGCTTCCTGTTAAAGCTGAACAACTTCCTGATACGACCTATCAAAATACATTTTTCCCGGAGCAATTTGGACAGGATGATCTCATGAGTGCCCTTCTGAAGCAG CAAGAAAGTGTCGGACAAGTTGAAACTGAATTTGGCTTTGATGGATATTCACCATTGGACAATCTTCCTGTGTAA
- the LOC101266030 gene encoding GATA transcription factor 15-like isoform X1: MVDLSDKQGLGSEEMSSGVTSPETSQSNVKTCADCGTTKTPLWRGGPAGPKSLCNACGIKSRKKRRAFLGLNNEEKKSKKSVVVGHKNIEVQHHLNQSCSSSSNSDDSKSSNFVKNIVSSSLKKKLLPFGKEEVVMQRPRSRSTQKRKLGEVEQAAFLLMALSCGSFYTHGRMKIDKERKNEKCCTLGSKSSTLWVG, encoded by the exons ATGGTGGATCTAAGTGATAAA CAGGGTTTAGGATCTGAAGAAATGAGTAGCGGAGTTACTTCACCGGAAACTAGCCAAAGTAACGTCAAGACTTGTGCTGATTGCGGTACCACAAAAACACCTCTTTGGAGAGGTGGACCTGCTGGTCCCAAG TCACTATGTAATGCTTGTGGGATCAAAAGTAGGAAAAAGAGGAGAGCCTTTCTCGGGTTGAACAACGAAGAGAAGAAATCAAAGAAATCAGTGGTGGTTGGACATAAAAACATTGAAGTACAGCACCATTTGAACCAAAGTTgtagcagcagcagcaacagtGATGATAGTAAAAGCAGTAACTTTGTGAAGAACATTGTTTCTTCTTCgttgaaaaagaaattacttCCTTTTGGTAAAGAAGAAGTCGTTATGCAGAGACCAAGATCAAGATCTACTCAGAAGAGAAAGCTTGGAGAAGTAGAACAAGCAGCATTCCTGTTGATGGCTCTTTCTTGTGGCTCTTTTTATACTCATGGAAGGATGAAAATCGACAAGGAAAGAAAGAACGAGAAATGTTGTACTCTTGGCAGTAAAAGTAGTACTTTGTGGGTCGGTTGA
- the LOC101266030 gene encoding GATA transcription factor 15-like isoform X2 → MVDLSDKGLGSEEMSSGVTSPETSQSNVKTCADCGTTKTPLWRGGPAGPKSLCNACGIKSRKKRRAFLGLNNEEKKSKKSVVVGHKNIEVQHHLNQSCSSSSNSDDSKSSNFVKNIVSSSLKKKLLPFGKEEVVMQRPRSRSTQKRKLGEVEQAAFLLMALSCGSFYTHGRMKIDKERKNEKCCTLGSKSSTLWVG, encoded by the exons ATGGTGGATCTAAGTGATAAA GGTTTAGGATCTGAAGAAATGAGTAGCGGAGTTACTTCACCGGAAACTAGCCAAAGTAACGTCAAGACTTGTGCTGATTGCGGTACCACAAAAACACCTCTTTGGAGAGGTGGACCTGCTGGTCCCAAG TCACTATGTAATGCTTGTGGGATCAAAAGTAGGAAAAAGAGGAGAGCCTTTCTCGGGTTGAACAACGAAGAGAAGAAATCAAAGAAATCAGTGGTGGTTGGACATAAAAACATTGAAGTACAGCACCATTTGAACCAAAGTTgtagcagcagcagcaacagtGATGATAGTAAAAGCAGTAACTTTGTGAAGAACATTGTTTCTTCTTCgttgaaaaagaaattacttCCTTTTGGTAAAGAAGAAGTCGTTATGCAGAGACCAAGATCAAGATCTACTCAGAAGAGAAAGCTTGGAGAAGTAGAACAAGCAGCATTCCTGTTGATGGCTCTTTCTTGTGGCTCTTTTTATACTCATGGAAGGATGAAAATCGACAAGGAAAGAAAGAACGAGAAATGTTGTACTCTTGGCAGTAAAAGTAGTACTTTGTGGGTCGGTTGA